One Balnearium lithotrophicum DNA window includes the following coding sequences:
- a CDS encoding TraR/DksA family transcriptional regulator has product MKGNRCLTAEQMKELKEILEKKREEVLEDIKRGLEENAHSEREVGDIVDMSTDEILRTFEMRIRDREAKYLKKIEKALRKIEEGTYGICENCGACIKYERLKLRPVAELCIKCKLEQEKIERKFGEE; this is encoded by the coding sequence ATGAAAGGGAACAGGTGCCTAACAGCAGAACAGATGAAAGAACTGAAGGAAATCTTGGAAAAGAAAAGGGAAGAAGTTTTAGAGGACATAAAGAGAGGACTTGAGGAGAATGCCCATTCAGAGAGGGAAGTAGGAGACATTGTTGACATGTCAACCGACGAAATTTTGAGAACTTTTGAGATGAGAATCAGGGATAGGGAAGCAAAGTACCTAAAGAAGATAGAAAAAGCCTTGAGGAAAATTGAAGAGGGAACTTACGGGATATGTGAAAACTGTGGAGCATGTATTAAGTACGAAAGACTTAAGCTGAGACCTGTAGCGGAGCTCTGCATAAAGTGTAAGTTAGAGCAGGAGAAGATTGAAAGGAAGTTTGGAGAGGAATAG
- a CDS encoding BadF/BadG/BcrA/BcrD ATPase family protein: protein MFKAGIDVGSTTVKGVLLNENNEIVFSHYTRHEAKQSEKVAELLKKFEEIAGKEFQLFMTGSGGGDIARVLNVKFVQEVNAVSLAVETLHPEVNSVVELGGQDAKMIFWIDAGGVRRKVTTMNDKCAGGTGATIDRIVSKLKIPPEIATKVGFNPQKVHPVAAKCGVFAETDINSLQKAGVPSDELLISLFNAIVIQNLAVLTRGHTLRPVVLLLGGPNTYFPALVEAWKYHLEKMWREKGIDFDESSVLLPKNSHLYAAIGGALYSNYEESPYRGMEGLLEFRKSLVYLKRKTGERGLLKPGESLEEFREKYGVKPFKPREFKPGEKVKAFLGIDGGSTSTKAVLIDENGELLATAYTLSKGNPLSDTKEVVRSLKEQIEENGAELQILSVGTTGYAKEMLKETIGADVAVVETVAHTISAKHFFEDIDVIVDVGGQDIKVMILRNGEVKDFKLNTQCSAGNGYFLQSTAEKFGYRVEEFADVAFKAEYAPRFNFGCAVFLEQDIVNFQRLGWEPHEIMAGLAKVLPKNIWLYVVKEPNLRRLGRRFLLQGGTQRNLAAVKAQYDFIKEKVPDAEILVHPITGEAGAFGAAVEAMRNYTGRTSFIGLDRLINLDFEVKSDETTRCNFCTNRCQRTFINVKTQSGDRLYIIAPCEKGTVTDISDVKEVVKKINRIKRENPNLQEISAKKVFESYPVRKVYEERRFGILSRRRVIGTRKKLKIGIPRVLNFYSLTPFFRGYLESLGVENFVFSDYTSERMVREELRGGAIDPCFPSKVALAHIRNLIKKKPDVILFPKVATLRGMFKDAEGSHACPTVTATPISVRSVLTKEEDIFKKNGIVYLDPLLHFDDEELLRWEMYEAFKEILKLTRRESDRAVDEGFRALSEYQSEMRKLGEEILRRVESEGRIAILVLGRPYHNDPGINHGITEELQKLGYPILTIDSLPLTDEFLKRVFPDRDPFKIRDIWKKAYSENSTKKVWGALYGSRHPNIALLDLSSFRCGHDAPIYSVVEEIVEKTGTPYFTFHEIDENRPSGSIKIRVETIDYFLRERMKRLFERRLEERVC, encoded by the coding sequence ATGTTTAAAGCCGGAATAGATGTAGGCTCAACTACCGTTAAGGGCGTTTTGCTGAATGAGAACAATGAAATTGTCTTTAGCCACTATACAAGGCATGAGGCAAAGCAGTCTGAAAAAGTAGCAGAGCTCCTTAAAAAATTTGAGGAGATAGCAGGAAAGGAGTTTCAGCTCTTTATGACCGGAAGCGGTGGAGGAGACATTGCAAGGGTTCTAAATGTAAAGTTTGTTCAAGAGGTAAATGCTGTAAGCCTTGCAGTTGAAACTCTTCATCCTGAAGTTAACTCCGTTGTTGAACTGGGCGGTCAGGATGCAAAGATGATTTTCTGGATAGATGCCGGTGGTGTAAGGAGAAAAGTTACAACGATGAACGATAAGTGTGCCGGCGGAACGGGAGCCACTATAGATAGAATCGTCTCAAAATTAAAAATCCCTCCTGAGATTGCAACGAAGGTAGGGTTTAATCCTCAAAAAGTGCATCCCGTTGCAGCAAAATGCGGCGTCTTTGCAGAAACCGATATAAACAGCCTCCAGAAGGCAGGTGTTCCATCAGACGAGCTTCTAATTTCCCTCTTCAATGCAATAGTCATCCAGAACTTGGCAGTTTTAACGAGGGGACACACTCTAAGGCCGGTCGTTCTTCTATTGGGGGGTCCAAACACCTACTTTCCGGCATTAGTTGAGGCCTGGAAATACCACCTTGAAAAGATGTGGAGAGAAAAGGGAATTGATTTTGACGAAAGTTCTGTACTCCTTCCTAAAAACTCACACCTCTATGCGGCAATCGGTGGAGCTCTCTACTCAAACTACGAAGAGAGTCCCTACAGGGGAATGGAAGGACTTTTGGAATTTAGGAAGTCCCTTGTTTATTTAAAGAGGAAAACTGGGGAGAGGGGACTCTTAAAGCCGGGGGAGAGTTTAGAGGAGTTTAGGGAAAAGTACGGGGTAAAGCCATTTAAACCGAGGGAGTTTAAACCGGGAGAGAAAGTTAAAGCATTTTTGGGAATAGACGGAGGCTCCACTTCAACAAAGGCCGTTTTGATTGATGAAAATGGGGAACTCCTTGCAACTGCCTACACACTTTCTAAGGGAAATCCCCTCTCTGATACTAAAGAGGTTGTTAGAAGTTTGAAGGAACAGATAGAGGAAAACGGCGCGGAGCTCCAGATTCTCTCCGTCGGGACAACGGGATATGCTAAGGAGATGCTAAAGGAGACAATAGGTGCCGATGTTGCAGTCGTTGAAACTGTGGCTCACACAATTTCTGCAAAGCACTTCTTTGAAGACATTGACGTTATAGTTGATGTTGGAGGTCAGGACATTAAGGTAATGATTCTGAGAAACGGAGAGGTTAAGGACTTTAAGCTGAATACCCAGTGCTCAGCGGGAAACGGTTACTTTCTCCAGTCAACGGCGGAAAAATTTGGATACAGGGTCGAAGAGTTTGCTGATGTTGCCTTTAAGGCAGAGTACGCTCCAAGGTTCAACTTTGGCTGTGCTGTCTTTTTGGAACAGGACATTGTTAACTTTCAAAGGCTTGGATGGGAACCCCACGAGATAATGGCGGGCCTTGCAAAGGTTCTGCCGAAAAATATATGGCTCTACGTCGTTAAAGAACCGAACCTTAGGAGACTTGGAAGGAGATTCCTCCTTCAGGGGGGAACACAGAGGAACCTTGCAGCAGTTAAGGCCCAGTACGACTTCATAAAGGAGAAAGTTCCGGACGCAGAAATTTTAGTCCACCCGATAACCGGTGAGGCCGGAGCCTTTGGAGCTGCCGTTGAGGCAATGAGGAACTACACTGGGAGAACCTCCTTTATAGGCCTTGACAGGCTTATAAACCTTGACTTTGAAGTAAAGAGCGACGAAACAACAAGGTGTAACTTCTGTACAAACAGGTGTCAGAGAACGTTTATTAACGTTAAAACCCAATCCGGAGATAGACTCTACATAATTGCTCCCTGTGAAAAGGGAACTGTAACGGACATTTCCGACGTGAAAGAAGTTGTAAAGAAAATCAACAGAATAAAGAGAGAAAATCCAAACTTACAGGAAATTTCAGCTAAGAAAGTCTTTGAAAGCTATCCAGTTAGAAAAGTTTACGAAGAGAGGAGATTTGGAATTCTAAGCAGAAGAAGAGTTATTGGTACGAGGAAAAAGTTAAAAATTGGAATTCCGAGAGTTCTTAACTTCTATTCACTAACTCCATTTTTCAGGGGGTACTTGGAGTCGTTAGGGGTTGAAAACTTTGTTTTCTCCGACTACACATCTGAAAGGATGGTGAGGGAGGAACTCCGAGGAGGGGCTATAGACCCATGCTTTCCAAGTAAGGTTGCCCTTGCACATATAAGGAATTTGATAAAGAAAAAGCCCGACGTTATTCTCTTTCCAAAGGTTGCAACGTTAAGGGGAATGTTTAAGGATGCTGAAGGTTCCCATGCATGTCCTACAGTTACGGCAACCCCGATTTCGGTAAGGTCCGTTTTAACAAAGGAGGAGGACATTTTTAAAAAGAATGGAATAGTCTACCTTGACCCTCTCCTGCACTTTGACGATGAGGAACTCCTAAGATGGGAAATGTACGAGGCCTTTAAGGAGATTTTGAAATTGACAAGAAGGGAGAGCGACAGGGCTGTTGATGAGGGATTTAGAGCTCTATCCGAGTACCAGAGTGAGATGAGAAAGTTGGGAGAGGAAATTTTAAGGAGAGTTGAGTCTGAGGGAAGAATAGCAATTTTAGTTTTAGGAAGGCCTTACCACAACGACCCAGGAATAAACCACGGGATAACTGAGGAGCTCCAGAAGTTGGGATATCCGATTTTAACGATAGATTCACTACCTTTGACAGACGAATTTTTAAAGAGAGTATTTCCCGATAGAGACCCGTTTAAAATAAGGGATATCTGGAAAAAGGCCTACAGTGAAAACAGTACTAAAAAGGTCTGGGGAGCTCTCTACGGCTCAAGACATCCAAACATTGCGCTCCTTGACCTTTCGTCCTTCAGGTGCGGACACGATGCCCCCATCTATTCGGTTGTTGAGGAAATCGTTGAAAAGACAGGAACTCCCTACTTTACCTTCCACGAGATTGACGAGAACAGGCCGTCAGGCTCTATAAAAATCAGGGTTGAAACGATAGACTACTTTTTAAGGGAAAGAATGAAAAGGCTGTTTGAAAGGAGATTAGAGGAGAGAGTTTGTTAG
- a CDS encoding secondary thiamine-phosphate synthase enzyme YjbQ: MKSYTEYLTFNTKKRRDLIRITDTVKEAVKKSGVKEGLCLVSAMHLTAAVIIQDDEEGLHEDIWEWLEELAPFRPDYKHHRTGEDNGDAHLKNLLVHLQVVLPITDGKLDLGPWQEIFYAEFDGQRPKKVIIKIIGE, encoded by the coding sequence ATGAAGAGCTACACAGAGTACTTGACCTTTAATACGAAAAAGAGGAGAGACTTAATAAGGATTACGGATACTGTTAAGGAGGCAGTTAAAAAGTCCGGAGTCAAGGAGGGACTGTGCCTCGTCTCTGCAATGCACCTGACTGCAGCCGTGATAATTCAGGACGATGAGGAAGGGCTCCACGAGGATATCTGGGAGTGGCTGGAAGAATTGGCTCCCTTTAGACCTGACTACAAACACCACAGAACGGGTGAGGACAACGGTGATGCCCATTTGAAAAATCTCCTTGTTCACCTTCAGGTGGTCCTTCCTATAACGGACGGAAAGTTAGACCTCGGCCCCTGGCAGGAGATTTTCTATGCAGAGTTTGACGGTCAAAGGCCAAAGAAGGTAATTATCAAAATTATTGGAGAGTAG
- the hemH gene encoding ferrochelatase, giving the protein MREAVLITYMGAPSNLKEIKPFLYRLFSDRDLINFGVPKIFQKPLAYLIATFRAPKVKPQYEAIGGGSPLVKNSVEQSRLVEENVGLKTFLGMLYSEPLLEKIAEEILKSGVEKLYHITLYPQFSYGTVGACIRDVDKLLKGKTEIRHVKSWTLNRNYLNWIRELLKKELRNLPSDKTVVLFSAHSLPKYFVEEKKDPYPEEIRRTISEVMRSFPEYKFRISYQSKVGPIEWLEPSTEETLRRIGEEGFKRVVVFPISFVSEHIETLYELDVEYGNLARDLGLDYRRVKLDHKHPLLISAISEEINKLRKN; this is encoded by the coding sequence ATGAGAGAAGCCGTTTTAATTACGTACATGGGAGCTCCCTCAAACTTAAAAGAGATTAAGCCCTTTCTCTACAGGCTCTTTTCAGATAGAGACCTTATTAACTTTGGAGTTCCAAAGATTTTTCAAAAGCCCCTTGCCTACTTAATAGCAACTTTCAGAGCTCCAAAGGTTAAACCTCAGTACGAGGCAATAGGGGGAGGGAGCCCCTTGGTTAAAAACTCGGTGGAACAGTCAAGGTTAGTTGAGGAGAATGTAGGATTAAAAACATTTTTAGGAATGCTCTACTCAGAGCCACTCCTTGAGAAAATTGCAGAGGAAATTCTAAAAAGTGGAGTTGAGAAACTCTACCACATAACCCTCTACCCCCAATTTTCCTACGGAACTGTCGGGGCCTGTATCAGGGATGTGGATAAGTTACTAAAGGGAAAGACGGAGATAAGACACGTTAAATCGTGGACTCTAAATAGAAATTACCTAAACTGGATAAGGGAGCTTTTAAAAAAGGAGTTAAGGAATCTACCCTCTGATAAAACGGTCGTTCTCTTTTCCGCCCACAGCCTTCCAAAGTACTTTGTTGAGGAAAAGAAGGATCCGTACCCCGAGGAGATTAGAAGAACCATTTCAGAAGTCATGAGGTCTTTCCCTGAGTACAAGTTCAGAATTTCTTACCAGAGCAAAGTTGGCCCCATAGAGTGGTTGGAACCCTCAACGGAGGAAACGTTAAGGAGAATTGGAGAGGAGGGATTTAAAAGGGTTGTTGTTTTTCCGATAAGTTTTGTTTCTGAGCACATAGAAACACTTTACGAGCTTGATGTTGAGTACGGGAATCTGGCCAGGGATTTAGGGTTAGACTACAGGAGAGTTAAGTTGGACCACAAACACCCCCTTTTAATATCTGCAATCTCTGAAGAAATAAATAAATTAAGAAAAAACTAA
- a CDS encoding PH domain-containing protein yields the protein MDRKEFRTDWFTLISYALLVVSYSLFFGALLYRSGKFSLTSVVFLLLVLPVVGYFFFLLKKKVTVSNDGIEVFGITGRKKINWNEIEEISLTPGRRYFLFISSKDGKLAVVDDSVDGFKELLKEVERRVPSKLSSNFKEVASSYKRSYTSNAIILIASLVLLFILIKSFI from the coding sequence ATGGATAGAAAGGAATTTAGAACGGATTGGTTTACACTGATTTCCTACGCCCTTTTGGTTGTTTCCTACTCACTCTTCTTTGGAGCTCTCCTCTACAGGTCGGGGAAGTTCTCCCTTACCTCCGTTGTTTTCCTTCTCCTCGTCCTTCCCGTTGTTGGATACTTTTTCTTTCTCCTGAAGAAAAAGGTGACTGTATCTAACGATGGAATTGAGGTTTTTGGAATTACTGGAAGGAAAAAAATAAATTGGAATGAGATTGAGGAAATTTCATTAACTCCTGGAAGAAGATATTTCCTCTTTATTTCATCTAAGGACGGGAAACTTGCAGTCGTCGATGACTCTGTAGATGGATTTAAGGAGCTCTTAAAAGAGGTGGAAAGGAGAGTTCCCAGTAAACTTAGCAGTAACTTTAAGGAGGTGGCGTCTTCCTATAAACGTTCCTACACCTCAAATGCAATCATTCTAATTGCTTCCCTCGTCTTACTCTTTATTTTAATAAAGTCTTTTATTTAG
- the purT gene encoding formate-dependent phosphoribosylglycinamide formyltransferase, with amino-acid sequence MRIGTPLSHNATKILLLGSGELGKEFVIEAMRLGVEVIAVDSYQGAPAQQVAHRYYVVDMKDGKQLRNIVYREKPDFIVPEIEAIDTNMLIELEKEGFNVVPCAKATKITMDRIGIRRLAAEELGLKTSKYRFAETYEEYKRAVEELGFPVVVKPVMSSSGKGQSVVKSEEELEKAFKYAKENARGKGNALIIEEFINFDFEITLLTVRTKNQGTLFCEPIGHRQVEGDYHESWQPQPMSEAALSKAKEMAKKVTDALGGYGIFGCEFFVKGDTVWFSEVSPRPHDTGMVTMASQNMSEFEIHLRAILGLPIHIELISPGASYCFHARTNSVAPSYEGIEEALKEPNVWVRIFGKPTTRPKRRMGVAVARAETVEKAREKAKRAAESMRVIEEL; translated from the coding sequence ATGAGAATAGGAACGCCTCTATCGCACAACGCTACAAAGATTCTCCTTTTAGGAAGCGGGGAGTTGGGCAAGGAGTTTGTAATTGAAGCAATGAGGTTGGGAGTTGAGGTTATCGCCGTTGATTCGTACCAGGGAGCTCCTGCCCAGCAGGTTGCCCACAGGTACTACGTTGTTGATATGAAGGACGGAAAGCAGCTCAGAAATATCGTTTACAGGGAAAAACCGGACTTTATAGTTCCGGAAATTGAGGCAATAGATACCAACATGCTCATTGAGCTTGAAAAGGAGGGTTTTAACGTCGTCCCTTGTGCAAAGGCAACAAAGATAACTATGGACAGAATTGGAATAAGGAGACTGGCAGCAGAGGAGTTGGGTTTAAAGACCTCAAAGTACAGGTTTGCAGAAACCTATGAGGAGTACAAAAGGGCAGTAGAGGAGTTGGGATTTCCCGTTGTCGTAAAGCCCGTCATGAGCTCCTCAGGAAAAGGACAGAGTGTAGTTAAGAGTGAAGAGGAATTAGAAAAAGCCTTTAAATATGCAAAGGAGAACGCAAGGGGAAAGGGAAATGCCCTCATCATTGAGGAATTCATAAACTTTGATTTTGAAATAACCCTCCTAACAGTTAGAACAAAAAATCAGGGAACACTTTTCTGCGAGCCTATAGGCCACAGACAGGTTGAAGGGGACTACCACGAGAGCTGGCAGCCTCAACCTATGAGCGAAGCTGCCCTTTCTAAGGCAAAGGAGATGGCCAAAAAAGTTACTGATGCTTTGGGAGGGTACGGAATATTTGGCTGTGAATTCTTCGTTAAGGGCGATACGGTTTGGTTCAGTGAGGTCTCCCCGAGGCCCCACGATACGGGAATGGTAACGATGGCAAGCCAGAACATGAGCGAGTTTGAAATTCACCTGAGGGCAATCTTGGGACTTCCCATACACATTGAGCTGATTTCCCCGGGGGCTTCGTACTGCTTCCATGCAAGGACAAACTCTGTAGCTCCATCGTACGAAGGAATAGAGGAAGCCCTTAAAGAGCCGAACGTCTGGGTCAGGATATTTGGAAAGCCAACGACAAGGCCAAAGAGGAGAATGGGCGTTGCCGTTGCAAGGGCTGAAACCGTTGAAAAAGCAAGGGAGAAGGCAAAGAGGGCTGCAGAGTCGATGAGGGTGATAGAGGAGCTCTAA
- a CDS encoding nitrilase-related carbon-nitrogen hydrolase, which yields MRKTFKAYSIQFESFPCGFKKNYSKFLTLLNLCERDSLVVAPEVFPTGFCYKNIDEAVRFSEKVCNDLMGFSEGLNLTVVFSVFERINGKLFNSIKVLSNGRELLSRPKVKLFKPGGEGEYFTEGRLEDLKVAKTPFGVVAPVVCFELRFFEILKRLKELGGEVFTVSAQWGRARKFHWEILIRSRALELQRFFVGANGTGKEMGGSSAIVDPWGRVISEAGDSEGIISGSIDLKVINQVEKKLPLN from the coding sequence TTGAGAAAAACCTTTAAGGCTTACTCCATCCAGTTTGAATCTTTCCCTTGTGGATTTAAGAAAAACTACTCAAAGTTCCTTACCCTTTTAAACCTGTGTGAGAGGGACTCTTTAGTTGTAGCTCCCGAGGTTTTTCCTACGGGATTTTGCTACAAAAATATTGATGAGGCTGTTAGATTTTCGGAGAAGGTCTGTAACGACCTTATGGGATTTTCCGAAGGCCTTAATCTAACGGTAGTTTTCTCCGTTTTTGAAAGAATTAATGGAAAACTTTTTAATTCGATTAAAGTTCTAAGCAACGGCAGGGAGCTCCTTTCAAGGCCAAAGGTTAAGCTCTTTAAGCCCGGAGGTGAGGGTGAGTACTTTACGGAAGGAAGATTGGAAGACCTAAAAGTCGCGAAAACTCCATTTGGAGTCGTTGCTCCCGTTGTCTGTTTTGAGCTTAGGTTCTTTGAAATTTTAAAGAGACTGAAGGAGCTGGGAGGAGAGGTCTTTACAGTTTCAGCCCAGTGGGGAAGGGCAAGAAAGTTCCACTGGGAAATCCTAATCAGAAGCAGGGCTTTAGAACTCCAGAGGTTTTTCGTAGGAGCAAACGGAACGGGGAAGGAGATGGGAGGGAGCTCTGCGATAGTTGACCCTTGGGGAAGAGTCATTTCAGAGGCCGGAGATTCTGAAGGGATAATTTCTGGAAGTATTGACTTAAAAGTTATCAATCAAGTTGAGAAGAAATTACCACTAAACTAA
- a CDS encoding FAD-dependent oxidoreductase has product MYSVAIVGGGPAGLSCVLTLADGARRFDFAKEKKFLVVDSGSSDVLKAVLNNVPGVKRGTTGEEYLNLLRAQVEEFEDVNIVEGEVCEVNGEKGNFTVVLSDGREFKSEIVVFSTGFHSFNVKTELVEVIPHPRSPRPGKIALKPKAEGVYIAGLSAGEITMVAVASGSGVDVACRILSDWAGKVVVGHDSIK; this is encoded by the coding sequence ATGTACTCTGTTGCCATTGTAGGAGGAGGACCTGCAGGACTCTCCTGTGTACTGACACTTGCAGATGGAGCAAGGAGGTTTGACTTTGCCAAAGAGAAGAAGTTTTTAGTTGTTGACAGCGGTTCTTCGGATGTCCTTAAGGCCGTTTTAAACAACGTTCCGGGAGTTAAAAGGGGAACAACGGGAGAGGAGTACTTAAACCTTCTAAGGGCTCAGGTAGAGGAGTTTGAGGATGTTAATATCGTTGAAGGGGAGGTCTGTGAGGTTAACGGGGAGAAGGGAAACTTTACAGTGGTTCTATCGGATGGAAGGGAATTTAAAAGCGAAATAGTTGTCTTTTCAACGGGATTTCACTCCTTCAACGTAAAAACTGAATTGGTTGAAGTTATTCCACATCCAAGGTCTCCAAGGCCTGGAAAGATTGCACTTAAACCGAAAGCAGAGGGAGTTTACATTGCAGGGCTTTCTGCAGGAGAGATAACAATGGTTGCAGTGGCTTCAGGGAGTGGAGTTGACGTAGCTTGCAGGATACTGTCGGATTGGGCAGGAAAGGTTGTTGTAGGCCACGACTCCATCAAGTAG
- the msrA gene encoding peptide-methionine (S)-S-oxide reductase MsrA: MEKVATFAGGCFWCIEEAFSKLPGVVEVTPGYSGGNSENPTYEEVCTGKTGHVEAVQVKYNPKEVSYRELLITFLTSIDPTDRNGQFADRGSQYRPVIFYHDEEQKELAEKALKILSESSLFSDPIAVEVRPFKNFYPAEEYHRRYFEREPMHYYYYKEVSGRKAYCEIVWKKKGGKELLEKNL, translated from the coding sequence TTGGAAAAGGTTGCAACCTTTGCAGGTGGGTGCTTCTGGTGCATTGAGGAGGCTTTTAGTAAACTGCCGGGAGTAGTTGAGGTTACTCCCGGTTACTCGGGAGGAAACTCAGAAAACCCTACCTACGAGGAGGTCTGTACTGGCAAAACGGGACACGTTGAGGCAGTTCAAGTTAAGTACAATCCTAAAGAGGTTTCATACAGGGAGCTCCTCATAACCTTCCTGACCTCCATTGACCCGACAGACAGAAACGGCCAGTTTGCAGATAGGGGAAGTCAGTACAGACCTGTTATCTTCTACCACGATGAAGAGCAGAAGGAACTTGCAGAGAAAGCCCTCAAGATTCTTTCGGAGAGTTCCCTCTTTTCAGACCCTATAGCAGTAGAAGTAAGACCCTTCAAAAACTTTTACCCTGCCGAGGAGTACCACAGGAGGTACTTTGAAAGGGAGCCCATGCACTACTATTACTACAAGGAGGTCTCCGGAAGAAAGGCCTACTGTGAAATAGTTTGGAAGAAAAAGGGAGGAAAGGAGCTCCTTGAGAAAAACCTTTAA
- a CDS encoding pyridoxal phosphate-dependent aminotransferase — MELSKRVLNMSPSPTMAITSKAKELRAKGIDVIGFGAGEPDFDTPEHVKEAAKEAIDMGFTKYTPPAGIPELREAVAYKLKNENNIDYEPEQIVITDGAKQALFNLMLSVIEEGDEVIIPKPYWVTYPEQVKFAGGKPVFVETKEVKNFTLTLEDIEPAVTSKTKLIIICTPHNPTGAVIPKEELERIGKFCAERGILIASDECYEKLTYDGFKHTSTASISEEIKEVTVTINALSKTFAMTGWRVGYAAGPKEIIDAMIKINSQSISNVNSIAQKAAVAALVKPKDFLNDWIKAYDERRRYMVEKLNKIPGVSCLMPKGAFYAFPNVKELIEKGRFKDDFDLAEYLLEEAKIAVVPGTAFGSPGYLRLSYATSMENIVEGLERFKKAVIERLNG, encoded by the coding sequence ATGGAGCTGTCAAAGAGAGTTTTAAATATGTCGCCATCTCCTACAATGGCGATAACAAGCAAGGCTAAAGAGTTGAGAGCAAAGGGGATTGATGTAATAGGCTTTGGTGCCGGTGAACCGGACTTTGACACCCCTGAACACGTAAAAGAAGCTGCAAAGGAAGCAATCGATATGGGATTTACAAAGTACACTCCACCTGCAGGTATCCCTGAGTTAAGGGAGGCTGTTGCCTACAAGTTAAAGAATGAGAACAACATTGACTACGAACCGGAGCAAATTGTTATAACAGACGGAGCTAAACAGGCTCTCTTTAATCTGATGCTCTCTGTGATTGAGGAAGGAGATGAAGTAATAATTCCTAAACCTTACTGGGTTACGTACCCTGAACAGGTTAAGTTTGCAGGGGGAAAACCTGTTTTTGTTGAAACGAAGGAAGTAAAGAACTTTACACTAACACTGGAGGATATAGAGCCTGCCGTTACGAGTAAAACTAAATTAATAATCATCTGTACTCCCCACAACCCAACAGGAGCAGTTATTCCGAAGGAGGAGTTGGAAAGGATTGGAAAATTCTGTGCAGAGAGGGGAATTTTAATAGCGTCCGACGAGTGTTACGAGAAGCTAACCTACGACGGATTTAAGCACACGAGCACTGCCTCTATTTCTGAAGAGATTAAAGAGGTTACGGTTACTATTAATGCCCTTTCAAAGACCTTTGCAATGACGGGATGGAGAGTTGGTTATGCAGCAGGTCCTAAGGAAATAATTGATGCGATGATTAAAATTAATTCTCAGTCAATTTCAAATGTAAATTCAATCGCACAAAAGGCAGCAGTTGCAGCTCTTGTTAAGCCAAAGGACTTTTTGAACGACTGGATTAAGGCTTACGATGAGAGAAGGAGATATATGGTTGAGAAATTAAACAAGATTCCTGGAGTTTCGTGCCTAATGCCTAAAGGGGCATTTTACGCCTTTCCAAACGTCAAGGAGCTGATAGAAAAGGGTAGATTTAAGGATGACTTTGACCTTGCTGAGTACCTTTTAGAGGAGGCTAAGATAGCCGTTGTTCCCGGAACAGCTTTCGGTTCCCCTGGATATTTGAGGCTTTCCTATGCAACCTCAATGGAAAATATTGTAGAGGGACTGGAAAGGTTTAAAAAGGCAGTTATTGAGAGGTTAAATGGATAG
- a CDS encoding TetR/AcrR family transcriptional regulator produces MKTREREILKRARKLFSEKGFYNLTVSDIVNSLGIARGTFYLYFKNKNDVYKRVLEELVLEISSKLKLLPRENPVDQLRENLRSLLSLFEEDRELALLILNHPHKLNPEFDRLIEEFFKKVYSLVEHSLLTGMKLGLVRSCNVQVVSRAIVGAFLETGKGIVEGKVNIDEAVEELVNLAFKGILEG; encoded by the coding sequence TTGAAAACAAGGGAGAGGGAAATCCTTAAAAGGGCAAGGAAGCTCTTTTCAGAAAAGGGTTTCTACAATTTAACGGTTTCAGACATTGTTAATTCTTTAGGAATTGCAAGGGGAACGTTTTACCTCTACTTCAAAAACAAAAACGATGTTTACAAGAGGGTTCTTGAGGAGCTTGTTCTTGAAATATCCTCAAAGTTAAAGCTCCTACCGAGGGAAAATCCCGTCGACCAGTTAAGGGAAAACTTGAGGAGTCTCTTAAGTCTCTTTGAGGAAGATAGGGAGTTGGCCCTTCTCATTCTCAATCACCCTCACAAGTTAAATCCTGAGTTTGACAGGCTCATTGAGGAATTTTTCAAAAAAGTCTACTCTCTCGTTGAACACTCCCTTTTAACGGGAATGAAGTTAGGCCTTGTTAGAAGTTGCAACGTCCAAGTTGTATCGAGGGCGATTGTTGGAGCTTTTTTAGAAACAGGAAAGGGAATCGTTGAGGGGAAGGTAAATATTGATGAGGCAGTAGAGGAGCTTGTCAATCTCGCTTTTAAAGGAATTTTGGAGGGGTAA